A genomic segment from Polyangium mundeleinium encodes:
- a CDS encoding FAD-dependent oxidoreductase translates to MQNHAVVIGAGMSGLSAARVLERFFEKITVLDRDELPEGPTARAGVPQARHVHALVTRGAQELDALFPGFLAEYEAKGAHKLDVSYDGAVLRYPGWQQPMRSGCTAYLATRDLTESIVRRRLREGGRVEILPRTEATGLYVRPDAPGRAAGVLAVQRGGGTNLTLPADLVVDASGRSSKAPSWLASLGAEVPREEVVDCHSGYSSRWYEAPEALPADCWWKLVWLDPSPEENHFVGGVLFPVEGRRWIITLVGYAKHYPPSDEEGFFRALGALRSPVLQRMAELGRPVSPVYSSRANQNRLRRFDKLTKPLPGFVAVSDSVCTFNPVYGQGMTVATLSARALESTLERVSLGDPGFERVFFGSQHRAARDAWNLATSADMRFPGVKSDLPAPSRFASFFGDSILRTMNHDAEVLRRVTPVYYMLKPTRTLFEPDLAARILLGGAAGVAAARLRRAPLSPNPPPRPEI, encoded by the coding sequence ATGCAAAACCACGCGGTCGTCATCGGTGCGGGCATGTCCGGCCTCTCGGCCGCGCGGGTGCTCGAGCGATTCTTCGAGAAGATCACGGTCCTCGATCGGGACGAGCTCCCGGAGGGCCCCACCGCGCGGGCCGGGGTGCCGCAGGCGAGGCACGTGCATGCCCTCGTCACGCGTGGGGCCCAGGAGCTCGACGCCCTGTTCCCGGGTTTCCTTGCGGAGTACGAGGCGAAAGGCGCCCACAAGCTCGACGTCTCCTACGACGGCGCGGTCCTGCGATATCCCGGCTGGCAGCAGCCGATGCGCAGCGGCTGCACGGCGTATTTGGCGACGCGGGATCTGACCGAATCCATCGTGCGCCGGCGGCTGCGGGAAGGCGGCCGCGTGGAGATCCTCCCGAGGACCGAGGCGACGGGCCTGTACGTTCGCCCGGACGCGCCCGGACGGGCCGCGGGGGTGCTCGCGGTGCAGCGGGGCGGCGGGACGAACCTCACGCTCCCGGCCGATCTCGTGGTCGACGCGAGCGGCCGTTCGTCGAAGGCGCCTTCGTGGCTCGCGTCGCTCGGCGCGGAGGTCCCGCGCGAGGAGGTGGTCGATTGTCACTCGGGGTATAGCTCCCGCTGGTACGAGGCCCCCGAAGCATTGCCCGCGGATTGTTGGTGGAAGCTCGTCTGGCTCGATCCTTCGCCCGAGGAGAACCATTTCGTCGGCGGCGTGCTCTTCCCGGTCGAGGGGCGCCGCTGGATCATCACGCTCGTCGGGTACGCCAAGCACTACCCGCCGAGCGACGAGGAGGGGTTTTTTCGGGCGCTCGGCGCGCTGCGGTCTCCGGTGTTGCAGCGCATGGCGGAGCTCGGCCGGCCCGTCTCGCCGGTCTATTCGAGCCGCGCGAACCAGAATCGCCTGCGCCGCTTCGACAAGCTGACAAAACCCCTGCCGGGGTTCGTCGCCGTGAGCGACAGCGTCTGCACGTTCAATCCGGTGTACGGCCAGGGCATGACCGTCGCCACGCTCTCGGCCCGCGCCCTCGAATCCACGCTCGAGCGCGTCTCGCTCGGGGATCCCGGCTTCGAGCGGGTCTTTTTCGGCAGCCAGCACCGCGCGGCCAGGGACGCGTGGAACCTCGCGACGAGCGCCGACATGCGTTTCCCGGGCGTGAAGAGTGATCTGCCGGCGCCCTCGCGGTTCGCGTCGTTTTTCGGCGATTCGATCTTGCGGACGATGAACCACGACGCCGAGGTGCTCCGGCGGGTGACGCCCGTGTATTACATGCTGAAACCCACGCGCACGCTCTTCGAGCCGGATCTCGCCGCCCGCATCCTGCTCGGCGGCGCGGCCGGCGTGGCCGCGGCGCGCCTCCGCAGGGCCCCCCTCTCACCGAACCCGCCGCCGCGCCCCGAGATCTAG
- a CDS encoding endonuclease/exonuclease/phosphatase family protein yields the protein MALLTRRSASFALSMSALLALLPACEPLADDLDFVRQEVQVTTRSTLVPPADPAPATLKVMAWNVKYGAARIDFWFDYWGDRVQMTKQEVAENMADLYRLVNEYDPDILMTEEIEVNSRRSAYYDMVQGMLEGTSLNYAAYIQTWNSRFIPSEGVGRMDLGNAIFSKYPITFAERIRQEDRTDQDGITAKFYIHRMIGRAVIDVGAGRDVAAYVVHTEAYDVDGTKGRQIRQIYDEIKKETLPFVLGGDFNELPPNAIKLVGFPDEHPSSIGTEYEQPPYTPEIMQTFYDDYVPWVSLEAYGTTEAAQRRYFTHTVAGPLHKDETGNPQFWNRTLDYLFITKADAWAPGSTDVLQEPGRQGIQSDPLMLSDHAPVVGTWVLGGGTP from the coding sequence ATGGCACTCCTCACCCGCCGCAGCGCGTCCTTCGCGCTCTCGATGTCGGCGCTCCTCGCCTTGCTCCCGGCCTGCGAGCCGCTCGCGGACGACCTCGATTTCGTCCGCCAGGAGGTCCAGGTCACGACGCGCAGCACGCTCGTGCCGCCCGCCGATCCTGCGCCCGCCACGCTCAAGGTGATGGCCTGGAACGTGAAATACGGCGCCGCGCGGATCGACTTCTGGTTCGATTACTGGGGCGACCGCGTGCAGATGACGAAGCAGGAGGTCGCCGAGAACATGGCCGACCTCTACCGCCTCGTGAACGAGTACGACCCCGATATCCTCATGACCGAGGAGATCGAGGTGAACTCCCGGCGTAGCGCCTATTACGACATGGTGCAGGGCATGCTGGAGGGCACGAGCCTCAATTACGCGGCCTACATCCAGACCTGGAACAGCCGCTTCATCCCCTCCGAGGGCGTCGGCCGGATGGACCTCGGCAACGCGATCTTCTCGAAATACCCCATCACGTTCGCCGAGCGGATCCGGCAGGAGGATCGCACCGATCAGGACGGGATCACGGCCAAGTTCTACATTCACCGCATGATCGGGCGCGCCGTGATCGACGTGGGCGCGGGCCGCGACGTGGCCGCGTACGTGGTGCACACCGAGGCCTACGACGTCGACGGCACGAAAGGCCGGCAGATCCGGCAGATCTACGACGAAATCAAAAAGGAGACGCTCCCGTTCGTGCTCGGCGGCGATTTCAACGAGCTGCCGCCGAACGCGATCAAGCTCGTCGGTTTCCCCGACGAACACCCGAGCTCGATCGGCACCGAGTACGAGCAGCCCCCCTACACGCCGGAGATCATGCAGACATTCTACGACGATTACGTGCCCTGGGTGAGCCTCGAAGCCTACGGCACCACCGAGGCCGCGCAGCGGCGGTATTTCACGCACACCGTGGCCGGGCCGCTGCACAAGGATGAAACGGGCAATCCGCAGTTCTGGAACCGCACCCTCGATTACCTCTTCATCACAAAGGCCGACGCCTGGGCCCCGGGCTCGACGGACGTGCTCCAGGAGCCGGGCAGGCAAGGGATCCAGAGTGATCCGCTGATGCTCAGCGATCACGCGCCCGTCGTGGGGACGTGGGTGCTCGGGGGAGGGACGCCGTGA
- the boxC gene encoding 2,3-epoxybenzoyl-CoA dihydrolase, giving the protein MEFSAMGIESESGGAKAPAIRFETHPSRYKHWKLSFDGAIARLVMDVVEEAPMRPGYTLKLNSYDLGVDIELADAVERLRFEHPEVKVVIVTSGQPRIFCAGANIYMLGSSTHAFKVNFCKYTNETRLSLEAACAESDQHYVAALNGVASGGGYELALACEKILLCDDGSSAVSFPETPLLAVLPGTGGLTRLVDKRKVRRDLADVFSTLAEGVRGKRAEEWRLVDRSIPKSRFDQVVIEEANAIAARTKDKQGPGVTLAPLDVKRSEDGSKIKSEYKYVTLVIDSATRVAEIEVRAPEGTPETTVEALHKSGSDVWSLRVFRELDDALLDLRFNHPEAGLVLLRTKGDPEAVRAADRALHALQDDWFAREILLKMRRTLKRLDLTARSVFSLVEPGSCFAGSLFELALAGDRTYMLDGGDEPPVIGLSPLNFGPFPMPNGLTRLETRFLHDPSAVKRLEGQTELLDADAAKKLGLVTFTPDEMDWDDEVRIAVEERASLSPDALTGMEASLRFAGPETLETKIFGRLSAWQNWIFQRPNAVGERGALTMYGRPERPEFDWRRT; this is encoded by the coding sequence ATGGAGTTTTCGGCGATGGGCATCGAGAGTGAAAGCGGCGGGGCCAAGGCGCCCGCCATCCGTTTCGAGACACATCCGAGCCGCTACAAGCACTGGAAGCTGTCGTTCGACGGCGCGATCGCGCGGCTCGTGATGGATGTGGTCGAGGAGGCGCCGATGCGCCCCGGCTACACGCTGAAGCTGAACAGCTACGACCTCGGCGTGGACATCGAGCTCGCGGACGCGGTGGAGCGGCTGCGCTTCGAGCACCCCGAGGTGAAGGTCGTGATCGTCACGAGCGGGCAGCCGCGCATCTTCTGCGCCGGCGCGAACATCTACATGCTCGGCTCGTCGACGCACGCCTTCAAGGTCAACTTCTGCAAGTACACGAACGAGACGCGCCTCTCGCTCGAAGCCGCCTGCGCCGAGAGCGACCAGCACTACGTGGCCGCGCTGAACGGCGTGGCCTCGGGCGGCGGCTACGAGCTCGCGCTCGCGTGCGAGAAGATCCTGCTCTGCGACGATGGATCGAGCGCGGTCTCGTTCCCGGAGACGCCGCTGCTCGCCGTGCTCCCGGGCACGGGCGGGCTCACGCGCCTCGTGGACAAGCGCAAGGTCCGCCGCGATCTCGCCGACGTGTTCAGCACGCTCGCCGAGGGCGTTCGCGGCAAGCGCGCCGAGGAGTGGCGCCTCGTCGATCGTTCGATCCCGAAGAGCCGCTTCGATCAGGTGGTGATCGAGGAGGCAAACGCGATCGCCGCGCGCACGAAGGACAAGCAGGGCCCGGGCGTCACGCTCGCCCCGCTCGACGTGAAGCGCTCCGAGGACGGCAGCAAGATCAAGTCCGAGTACAAGTACGTCACGCTCGTCATCGACAGCGCGACGCGCGTCGCCGAGATCGAGGTGCGCGCGCCCGAGGGCACGCCGGAGACGACGGTGGAGGCGCTCCACAAGAGCGGCTCCGACGTGTGGTCGCTGCGCGTGTTCCGCGAGCTCGACGACGCGCTGCTCGACCTGCGCTTCAACCACCCGGAGGCGGGCCTCGTGCTGCTCCGGACGAAGGGCGATCCCGAGGCCGTTCGCGCCGCGGATCGCGCGCTCCACGCGCTGCAGGACGACTGGTTCGCCCGCGAGATCCTGCTCAAGATGCGCCGCACCCTGAAGCGCCTGGATCTCACGGCGCGCAGCGTGTTCTCGCTCGTCGAGCCCGGCTCGTGTTTCGCGGGCAGCCTCTTCGAGCTGGCCCTCGCCGGCGACCGGACCTACATGCTCGACGGCGGCGACGAGCCGCCCGTGATCGGCCTCTCGCCGCTGAACTTCGGCCCGTTCCCGATGCCGAACGGCCTCACGCGTCTGGAGACGCGGTTCCTGCACGATCCTTCGGCCGTGAAGCGTCTGGAAGGACAAACGGAGCTGCTCGACGCGGACGCCGCCAAGAAGCTCGGGCTCGTGACGTTCACGCCCGACGAGATGGACTGGGACGACGAGGTGCGGATCGCGGTCGAGGAGCGCGCGAGCCTGTCGCCCGACGCGCTGACCGGGATGGAGGCCTCGCTGCGATTCGCGGGGCCCGAGACGCTGGAGACGAAGATCTTCGGGCGCCTCTCGGCCTGGCAAAACTGGATCTTCCAGCGCCCGAATGCGGTCGGCGAGCGGGGCGCGCTCACGATGTACGGCCGGCCCGAGCGACCCGAATTCGACTGGAGGCGAACGTGA
- a CDS encoding serine/threonine-protein kinase has product MEHLAHLPSVSEELSRRFLIRRCLGQGGFGVVYEALDRSLGSDVALKALLSMDPAALYAFKQEFRALADVAHENLVGLHELFFDDGRFYLTMELVRGVSFLRYVRPNREERSDASAITLPPLPTAKRAMAAEFATAVTMDLPVVAGPHETIAMVTLPLDGAAPPRLPLQQHDAQGELDVDRLRQSLVGLAKGVAAIHRTGRVHRDLKPSNVLVTPEGHVKILDFGLVGSFESLARDRVLVVGTPAYMSPEQATGAAGDGSSDWYSVGVMLYEALTGVVPHLFEGTSIEDLLYTKHLVDPPDPREIVPSAPADLAELALRLLARDPNARAGAEEIFRITGAAGESAPPPASTTLGARRSFMGRAREVAAMREAFDTCVQENQPVVLHVHGTSGMGKSDLVRHFLDVLAEERAPLVLEGRCHEREWVPYKAFDGAIDALARLLGEIDSDDRAGLLPPGFASLARLFPVLGRLTEEGSEPEAPDPHELRRRAFEALRRLFANLAGERPVVLSLDDLQWADADSAALLEALLAAPAPALFLVASYRTEEARGCELIGRLPSAHAPTPGLVAREVVVGPLATEDAEALARSILGEDGEDGEEAQRTAARIAREAAGSPFFVQELARYLLAGHTSEGLDLRGVVAARVALLSASARLVLEIVSTAGRPIEPVLIKEAAALGDEENRRALALLRAEGLLRAKGGRDEARVETYHDKIRESVVQGLAEADLRARHLALGQAMETMSNADPAALAMHFRTAGEPSRARAYMERAAERAEQVLAFDRAATLYRLALEHAEPADVGALELRLGDTLAKAGRGAEAASVFLSAAARLDARPALVARQRAVEHLLRAGHMDEGLTAARELLPDVGLPYPATPRRAFVNVAVARVKQRFRGYDFQEKPEHAIDPVVLHRIDLCWSLGNGLGGVDAVRGADFQARHLALSLSAGEPYRIARAFAWEAVLRSLGGGAQNIAEARDLAARAEAIALRIGHPHALAWSCAGKALAAHNGYAFREAVVLCERTIALFREACSNIAWEIASMYAWWLLTALFYVGDVRSLLDLLPQCRSEADALGDRYMETALGVLMTPMGLLLEDRPEEAIATSRHALSRWTTRGYHTMHWGSFYSSTQALLYLGEGSRAYAAVHGQIGALHAAMMPRAAKSIRIRLFDLQARTALARAREIRRPEPLVREALSLADRLDQERSPWSDACALGIRAALLARRGDVDRALASLSRARSSFRRSDMELYARLIERRMGELEGGEAGRARIRDIDAWFHAQGAPRPDRLARALIAI; this is encoded by the coding sequence GTGGAACATCTCGCGCACTTGCCGTCCGTCTCCGAGGAGCTCAGCCGGCGTTTTCTGATTCGCCGTTGCCTCGGGCAGGGCGGCTTCGGTGTGGTGTACGAGGCGCTCGATCGATCCCTCGGCTCGGACGTCGCCTTGAAGGCGCTGCTCTCCATGGATCCGGCCGCGCTTTATGCCTTCAAGCAGGAGTTCCGCGCGCTCGCCGACGTCGCGCACGAGAACCTCGTCGGCCTGCACGAGCTCTTCTTCGACGACGGCCGCTTCTACCTGACGATGGAGCTCGTGCGCGGCGTGAGCTTCCTCCGGTACGTGCGGCCGAACCGCGAGGAACGAAGCGACGCGTCGGCGATCACGCTCCCGCCCTTGCCCACGGCGAAGCGCGCGATGGCCGCCGAGTTCGCGACCGCCGTCACCATGGACCTGCCTGTCGTCGCGGGGCCGCACGAGACGATCGCCATGGTGACCCTGCCCCTCGACGGCGCCGCGCCCCCGCGCCTGCCGCTCCAGCAGCACGATGCGCAAGGCGAGCTCGACGTGGATCGGCTGCGCCAGAGCCTCGTGGGGCTCGCGAAGGGCGTCGCCGCCATCCACCGCACGGGCCGCGTGCACCGCGACCTCAAGCCCTCGAACGTGCTCGTCACGCCGGAGGGTCACGTAAAAATCCTCGATTTCGGACTCGTGGGATCGTTCGAGTCGCTCGCGCGCGACCGCGTGCTCGTGGTGGGCACGCCCGCGTACATGTCGCCGGAGCAAGCGACGGGCGCGGCGGGGGATGGGAGCTCGGACTGGTACTCGGTCGGCGTGATGCTCTACGAGGCGCTCACGGGCGTCGTGCCGCACCTCTTCGAAGGGACGAGCATCGAGGATCTGCTCTACACGAAGCACCTCGTCGATCCGCCCGATCCGCGGGAAATCGTTCCTTCCGCGCCGGCGGATCTGGCGGAGCTCGCCCTGCGCCTGCTCGCGCGGGACCCGAACGCGCGGGCAGGGGCCGAGGAGATTTTTCGCATCACCGGCGCCGCGGGGGAGAGCGCCCCGCCCCCGGCGTCCACGACGCTCGGCGCGCGGCGGAGCTTCATGGGCCGCGCCCGCGAGGTCGCGGCGATGCGCGAGGCGTTCGACACGTGCGTCCAGGAAAACCAGCCCGTGGTGCTGCACGTGCACGGCACGTCCGGGATGGGCAAATCGGATCTCGTGCGGCATTTCCTGGACGTGCTCGCCGAAGAGCGCGCGCCGCTCGTGCTCGAAGGCCGCTGCCACGAGCGCGAGTGGGTGCCGTACAAGGCGTTCGACGGCGCGATCGACGCGCTCGCGCGGCTGCTCGGGGAGATCGATTCGGACGATCGCGCGGGCCTCCTGCCCCCGGGGTTCGCCTCGCTCGCGCGCCTCTTCCCGGTGCTCGGCCGGCTCACGGAGGAGGGGAGCGAGCCGGAGGCGCCCGATCCACACGAGCTGCGCCGGCGCGCGTTCGAGGCCCTGCGCAGGCTCTTCGCGAACCTCGCGGGCGAGCGGCCGGTGGTGCTCTCCCTCGACGACCTCCAATGGGCCGACGCGGACAGCGCCGCGCTGCTCGAAGCCCTGCTCGCGGCGCCCGCGCCCGCGCTTTTCCTCGTCGCGAGCTACCGGACCGAGGAAGCACGCGGGTGCGAGCTCATCGGGCGTTTGCCCTCGGCGCATGCGCCCACGCCGGGCCTCGTGGCGCGCGAGGTCGTCGTGGGACCGCTCGCGACCGAGGACGCCGAGGCGCTCGCGCGGTCGATCCTCGGCGAGGACGGCGAGGACGGCGAGGAGGCGCAAAGGACGGCGGCCCGGATCGCGCGGGAAGCCGCAGGGAGCCCGTTTTTCGTGCAGGAGCTCGCGAGGTACCTCCTCGCCGGGCACACGAGCGAGGGGCTCGACCTGCGCGGGGTCGTGGCGGCGCGCGTCGCCTTGCTTTCGGCGTCGGCGCGGCTCGTGCTGGAGATCGTGAGCACGGCGGGGCGGCCGATCGAGCCCGTCCTCATCAAGGAGGCCGCGGCGCTCGGGGACGAGGAGAACCGCCGCGCGCTCGCCTTGCTGCGGGCCGAGGGCCTGCTCCGCGCGAAGGGCGGGCGGGACGAGGCGCGCGTCGAGACGTACCACGACAAGATCCGCGAATCCGTGGTGCAGGGGCTCGCCGAGGCGGATCTGCGCGCGCGGCACCTCGCGCTCGGCCAGGCCATGGAGACGATGAGCAACGCCGATCCGGCGGCGCTCGCGATGCACTTCCGGACGGCGGGCGAACCTTCGCGCGCGCGGGCCTACATGGAGCGCGCGGCGGAGCGGGCCGAGCAGGTGCTCGCGTTCGATCGGGCCGCGACGCTCTATCGGCTGGCCCTGGAGCACGCCGAGCCCGCGGACGTGGGGGCGCTCGAGCTCCGGCTCGGCGACACGCTCGCGAAGGCCGGGCGTGGGGCCGAGGCGGCGAGCGTGTTCCTCTCCGCGGCGGCGCGGCTCGATGCGCGGCCGGCCCTCGTGGCGCGGCAGCGGGCCGTCGAGCATCTCTTGCGCGCGGGTCACATGGACGAGGGGCTCACCGCGGCGCGGGAGCTCCTGCCGGACGTGGGCCTTCCGTATCCCGCGACGCCGCGACGCGCGTTTGTCAACGTCGCCGTCGCCCGCGTGAAGCAGCGGTTCCGCGGCTACGATTTCCAGGAAAAACCCGAGCACGCGATCGATCCCGTGGTGCTCCACCGGATCGATCTCTGCTGGTCGCTCGGCAACGGGCTCGGCGGCGTCGACGCGGTCCGCGGCGCAGATTTTCAAGCGCGGCACCTCGCGCTCTCGCTTTCGGCCGGCGAGCCTTACCGCATCGCGCGGGCCTTCGCCTGGGAGGCCGTGCTCCGCAGCCTCGGCGGCGGCGCGCAGAACATCGCCGAGGCGCGGGATCTCGCGGCGCGGGCGGAGGCGATCGCGCTCCGCATCGGCCACCCGCACGCGCTCGCGTGGTCGTGCGCGGGCAAGGCGCTCGCGGCGCACAACGGCTACGCCTTCCGCGAGGCCGTCGTGCTCTGCGAGCGCACGATCGCGCTCTTCCGCGAGGCGTGCAGCAACATCGCCTGGGAAATCGCCTCCATGTATGCCTGGTGGCTCCTCACGGCGCTCTTCTACGTCGGCGACGTCCGCTCCCTGCTCGACCTCTTGCCGCAATGCCGCAGCGAGGCCGACGCGCTCGGGGATCGGTACATGGAGACCGCGCTCGGCGTGCTCATGACGCCGATGGGCCTGCTCCTCGAAGACCGGCCCGAGGAGGCCATCGCGACGAGCCGGCACGCCCTGTCGCGCTGGACGACGCGCGGCTACCACACGATGCATTGGGGCTCCTTTTATTCGAGCACCCAGGCCCTGCTCTACCTCGGCGAAGGGAGCCGCGCGTACGCGGCCGTGCATGGGCAGATCGGCGCCCTCCACGCGGCGATGATGCCGCGCGCGGCCAAATCGATCCGGATCCGGCTCTTTGATCTCCAGGCGCGAACGGCGCTCGCCCGCGCGCGCGAGATCCGCCGCCCCGAGCCCCTCGTCCGCGAGGCCCTCTCCCTCGCCGATCGCCTCGATCAAGAGCGGTCCCCTTGGTCCGACGCGTGCGCGCTCGGCATTCGCGCGGCCCTGCTCGCGCGGCGCGGCGACGTCGATCGCGCCCTCGCCTCCCTTTCGCGCGCCCGCTCCTCGTTCCGCCGTTCGGACATGGAGCTTTACGCGCGCCTGATCGAGCGGCGCATGGGCGAGCTCGAAGGCGGCGAGGCGGGGCGGGCGCGAATCCGCGACATCGACGCGTGGTTCCACGCGCAAGGGGCCCCGCGCCCCGATCGCCTGGCCCGGGCCTTGATCGCCATCTGA
- a CDS encoding cyclic nucleotide-binding domain-containing protein yields the protein MPLSVSPQAATHVGRKRKRNEDSHLADPDLGLYIVADGMGGQAAGDVASRRAVDVARAYVADRVDVLTRFAANPSQENRVAAQELVASAIQAACADLWAMAENDPKLRGMGTTMVLFAVAGDRGVVGHVGDSRAYLLRQGVANRLTEDHTIVAASIKNGTMTKEQAKVSALRSVLTRAVGTQASVQVDTLLVEIMPGDLFLICSDGLYGYIEDEEVPALCAGVPDNLAEALVDVANERGGRDNITALVLSFHGATAEEPEPEALTKHEALRGIPLFMHLTYREQAEILAISDVRSHPIGAAIVTEGEPGEDLYVILRGRVAVEKDNVAITSIMTGGYFGEMGLVDDSRRSATVRALEPVRTMVITRTDMMNVMRREPVLAVKLLWSFVQGLSQRLRTVNTELSEARAELFEAQGVTPYTS from the coding sequence ATGCCCCTCTCGGTTTCGCCGCAGGCCGCGACGCACGTCGGCCGGAAGCGCAAGCGCAACGAGGACAGCCACCTCGCAGACCCCGACCTCGGCCTGTACATCGTCGCCGACGGCATGGGCGGCCAGGCAGCCGGCGACGTCGCGTCGCGCCGCGCAGTCGACGTCGCGCGGGCCTACGTGGCCGATCGGGTCGACGTGCTCACGCGCTTCGCGGCAAACCCCTCCCAGGAGAACCGCGTCGCGGCGCAGGAGCTCGTCGCCTCGGCAATCCAGGCCGCATGCGCGGACCTCTGGGCCATGGCCGAGAACGACCCCAAGCTCCGCGGCATGGGCACGACGATGGTGCTCTTCGCGGTCGCAGGAGATCGCGGCGTCGTCGGGCACGTGGGCGACAGCCGCGCCTACCTCCTGCGGCAAGGCGTGGCGAACCGGCTGACCGAGGACCACACGATCGTCGCGGCCTCGATCAAGAACGGCACGATGACGAAGGAGCAAGCCAAGGTGAGCGCCCTTCGCAGCGTGCTCACGCGGGCCGTGGGGACGCAGGCGTCGGTGCAGGTCGACACGCTGCTCGTGGAAATCATGCCGGGCGATCTCTTCCTGATCTGCAGCGACGGCCTCTACGGGTACATCGAGGACGAGGAGGTCCCCGCGCTCTGCGCCGGCGTACCGGACAACCTCGCAGAAGCGCTCGTCGACGTCGCGAACGAGCGAGGCGGCCGCGACAACATCACGGCGCTCGTGCTCTCGTTCCACGGCGCGACAGCAGAGGAGCCGGAGCCAGAGGCGCTCACGAAACACGAGGCGCTGCGCGGCATCCCGCTCTTCATGCACCTGACCTACCGCGAGCAGGCCGAGATCCTGGCGATCTCGGACGTGCGCAGCCACCCGATCGGCGCAGCGATCGTGACCGAGGGCGAGCCAGGCGAGGATCTCTACGTGATCCTGCGAGGGCGGGTGGCCGTCGAGAAGGACAACGTCGCCATCACGTCGATCATGACAGGCGGATACTTCGGCGAGATGGGCCTCGTCGACGACTCGCGGCGCTCGGCCACCGTGCGGGCCCTCGAGCCCGTACGCACGATGGTCATCACACGAACAGACATGATGAACGTCATGCGACGCGAGCCAGTGCTCGCCGTGAAGCTGCTCTGGAGCTTCGTGCAGGGCCTCTCGCAGCGCCTGCGCACGGTGAACACCGAGCTCTCCGAAGCACGCGCCGAGCTTTTCGAAGCCCAAGGCGTCACGCCTTACACGTCGTAG
- the boxB gene encoding benzoyl-CoA 2,3-epoxidase subunit BoxB codes for MSSVVNSERIPNNVDLASDKKLQRALEAWQPRFIDWWKEMGPEGFQEDQIYLRTAVSVDHEGWAHFDYVKMPDYRWGIFLTDPVADRKIGFGDHMGEPVWQSVPGEFRNVLRRLVVTQGDTEPASVEQQRLLGQSCPSLYDLRNLFQVNVEEGRHLWAMVYLLHSYFGRDGREEAEALLERRSGNPDKPRILGAFNEPCQNWLSFFMFTYFTDRDGKYQLLALAESGFDPLARTTRFMLTEEAHHMFVGETGILRIVQRTAELMKKNKNEDARAEGGIDLPTMQKYLNFWYSVSLDLFGGEISSNAANFFASSLKGRAKEESYEDHRAVDSIYPMDVPVTAGPGLVTGFRREEVPLRNAMNEVLRDEYIEDAQRGVDKWNRALAEAGISYKLKLPSRRFHRRTGIYGGLHFDVEGNVLTKEEWERRRDEWMPSEADEAYVKSLMTAPIYDPKQMANWIGPPKHGIKGRPVDFEYVKRTA; via the coding sequence GTGAGCTCTGTCGTCAATTCCGAGCGTATCCCGAACAACGTCGATCTCGCGTCCGACAAGAAGCTTCAGCGGGCGCTCGAAGCTTGGCAGCCCAGGTTCATCGACTGGTGGAAGGAGATGGGTCCCGAGGGCTTCCAGGAGGACCAGATCTATCTCCGCACCGCCGTGAGCGTCGATCACGAGGGCTGGGCCCATTTCGACTACGTGAAGATGCCCGACTACCGCTGGGGCATCTTCCTCACGGACCCCGTCGCCGATCGGAAGATCGGGTTCGGGGATCACATGGGCGAGCCCGTCTGGCAGAGCGTGCCCGGCGAGTTCCGCAACGTGCTGCGCCGGCTCGTCGTGACGCAGGGAGACACCGAGCCCGCGAGCGTCGAGCAGCAGCGGCTCCTCGGCCAGTCGTGCCCGAGCCTCTACGACCTGCGCAACCTGTTCCAGGTGAACGTGGAGGAGGGTCGGCACCTCTGGGCGATGGTGTACCTGCTCCACAGCTACTTCGGCCGCGACGGTCGCGAGGAGGCCGAAGCGCTGCTCGAGCGCAGGAGCGGCAACCCCGACAAACCGCGGATCCTCGGGGCGTTCAACGAGCCGTGTCAGAACTGGCTCTCGTTCTTCATGTTCACGTACTTCACGGATCGCGACGGGAAGTACCAGCTCCTCGCGCTCGCCGAGAGCGGCTTCGACCCGCTCGCGCGAACGACGCGGTTCATGCTGACCGAGGAGGCGCATCACATGTTCGTCGGCGAGACGGGCATCCTGCGCATCGTGCAGCGCACCGCGGAGCTGATGAAGAAGAACAAGAACGAGGACGCGCGCGCCGAAGGCGGCATCGATCTGCCGACGATGCAGAAGTACTTGAACTTCTGGTACTCGGTGTCGCTCGACCTGTTCGGCGGCGAGATCTCGTCGAACGCGGCAAACTTCTTCGCGTCGAGCCTGAAGGGGCGCGCGAAGGAGGAGAGCTACGAGGATCATCGCGCAGTCGACAGCATCTACCCGATGGACGTGCCCGTCACGGCAGGTCCCGGCCTGGTGACGGGCTTCCGTCGCGAGGAGGTGCCGCTGCGCAACGCGATGAACGAGGTGCTGCGCGACGAGTACATCGAGGACGCGCAGCGCGGAGTCGACAAGTGGAACCGCGCGCTCGCCGAGGCAGGGATCTCGTACAAGCTCAAGCTGCCGAGCCGAAGGTTCCATCGGCGCACAGGGATCTACGGCGGGCTCCATTTCGACGTGGAGGGCAACGTCCTCACGAAGGAAGAGTGGGAGCGTCGTCGCGACGAGTGGATGCCGAGCGAAGCAGACGAGGCCTACGTGAAGAGCCTCATGACAGCGCCGATCTACGATCCGAAGCAGATGGCAAACTGGATCGGGCCCCCCAAGCACGGCATCAAAGGGCGGCCCGTCGATTTCGAGTACGTGAAGCGCACGGCTTGA